The genome window TTGTATCTTGTATGTGACATACAAGCTGTACTTGCATTGGTACTTAAATACAAATTTTCTTGTCAGCGGTGTGTAGGAGcagtattaaaattatgtcagcTAATCACAATAATATTAATTTCAATTCTGTCTGCAGCTGAGAAAACGTGTCAAGTTGGAAGGAAAAGAACTTGAAGAATACCTAGAAAAGGAGAAACTTAAGAAAGAAGCAGCTAAGAAATTAGAACAGTCTAAAGAGTAAGTATATCGGCTGTTGTTGCATTCTGCTGTTGTGGTCAGAATTGAGTTTTCTGTGTGATCATCCTGCTGTTTCAGCCATTTACAGGGATAAATGAAAATCACAACTTTGATAGACTAGTTTGAGGGTACTGAGGGAATTGGTAATGATTGTCTCTAATCTGTTGTTATGATAGACCTGTTTCATCTGAGTTTGACAGTGACCTCTTTCTCACATATATAAACTGCCCTTGTCCTTGTCTGTTAATGTCATCTGTTATTTTCAAGTTAGTGTGTTTGCTATATTAAAcgtaaaggaaaaagaaagtgctAGTTTTTTTTGGAATGTCATTTCAGGGCAGATATCGATTCCAGTGATGAGAGTGATGCTGAAGAGGATATTGATCAGCCAACTGTACATAAGACCAAACATGATTTGATGATGAAAGGTGAGGGTAGCCGGAAAGGAAGCTTCTTCAAACAGGCAAAGAAATCTTATCCAATGTTTCCAGCTCCTGAAGAAAGAATTAAATGGGATGAATATGGCGAGATTATCAAGTATGTGCTGGTAATGATAGCATGTAGTAGTTCAGAAATAACTCAAAAATAGaagtaatagaaataaaagttattattttgtCTCTCTTGCACCACTCTTATATACTCTTCCAACCACAGTAACTTCTGAATAGTTAGGGCTGTTTGTGTTAAGTCTCACGAGAAGCTTATGACAGTATTGAGGCTGCAGAGTGCTGATCCTTGGCCTGTGTTCATACCTCTTAGGATGCATTTCTATTCCAggcttattttcctctttcatcttagaagaatttttttcttaacgtgactttttttcttctttaaattacaCGTGATTTTGATAAATTTATAATGAAGGGAAAGAACGTTGTTCTTCCTAGAAAAATCTGGCAATACTTGTCCTATATGCATTAAGAGTACTTGCTAGAAAATCTCAATTTGATAGTATTTCCCAAGATATCACAATTCTTTTTTGAGATAGAAAGGTGATATTTTCCAAACAAGCTCTGTTCAAATGTGGGAAAGTTGAAGGCAAGTGTAATAAAATTGTTGGCAATAGCAGTTATAAAACATCTCAGTAGTAATAGTCAGCATTGTTTGTTGTAAAACCACAACATTGCATAATATTACTTTAAGagtattaaaagcaaaatgccTTTTATTCTTTAGACCTGAGGATTTTCTAGTTCCAGAACTTCAagcaacagaagaagaaaaaagcaaattagaaTCTGGTTTGACAAATGGAGAAGAGCCTATGGACCAGGATTTATCAGATGTTCCGACCAAGTGTATTTCTGCAACAGAATCCATGGAAATTAAGTGAGTGGCTTTGTTCTCGTCAGTTCTACTAGAATGGTGGCATAGATATGGTGCAAATTGGGTAAAAGGCTAGCTTGGAAATGGGAAGGTGGAAAAGGTCttgcttttggggttttttttccaagctattAGAATTTGTTCTTTACTAATCTTTCTGGGAGCATGATACAGAGCTGTATGGTTCTCACTGTTAAGAAATTTGCAATTTATGCCTTGTCTGATGGGGACAAGTGAAAGGGGAAGAACAACTGATACAATAATATGTTAGCATAGATACTCAgatgtatgcatatatatatatttaaaagacaagcttATTCAAATATTCTTACCTCATACTTTGGATAACTAACCCAGTGAATCTGGAGAATTTGTAGTGTTACATACCCTTACATGCTGATATTTATTTGACAATTCTGTATTTTACTGATCCATAATATATTTTCATGCTGACAGCTTTTGCTAATGtagaataatttcaaaatatcttccatttttaaataaaatatttgggagCACAAAAGGTTTAATCTTTTGAACTACAAGCCATCAttcttggattatttttttttaatttaaattaggGCCAGAGTTACGTATATTGACTATGAAGGACGCTCAGATGGGgactcaattaaaaaaattattaaccAAATGAAACCAAGACAACTGATCATTGTCCACGGACCACCTGAGGCCAGTCAGGACCTTGCAGAATGTTGCAGAGCTTTTGGTGGTAAAGATATTAAAGTTTACATGCCAAAGCTGCATGAAACTGTAGATGCAACCAGCGAAACTCATATTTACCAGGTAAGGCACTGGAATTTATTCATTGTGTAACTATTGTGAACTGTAGTAGAGCTGTACTGGCAGGCTTTCTGATGTGGCCCTCTTATTTGGGAGAGGAGAGATGTTGCTACTTATTTGTCACCTTGGGTTTGTGTGATTGACAACATTAGCagcttttttctgtcttctaagTGAATATTCTCCTTACGCTGCTTATGCATAAGTGTTCAAAAGCTTGAACATGAGATCAGTGTGTTCTTCTCTAGTGCAGAAGGCAAGGCTTATGTCTGTGGgaacgttggtttgctttactcAGGTCTTAATGGATTTCTAATGCCTGCGTTTAAAGTATTGGTGTACACTAGTTGTAATTCAGGATTCTTTTTGGAGTCTGAAAGGGAGTCTTGGAGagccaagagaaaaaagaagtccTTCATATGTAGATAGAACCTAAACATGTAATGTTAGGAGCAAGgtaatgttaaaaataagaCACCTTTACTCCCCTCCCAAAAGTTCATGTGATGTTTCTTGGAAAGTGAGGTTATGATAATGTGTTGTACTGTGTTAATATGTTGCATTTATCTTTGATGGTTAAGCTCTAAATAAGAAAACTTGGATAATCCGTGTGAAGCATGTGAAAGTTGTGTATGATCCTGATCCAGCTTTTGGAGTTGTTTAGAAGAAAGTCTCTCCAATGCAGTTTAGGTGTTAGTCCTTTATTCCTTCTGTCcttttaaagttaatttaaaaacatcGGAATTGTTGAAAGAGATGCTTCTGCTTCTATCCAGAGAAAGATCTGTTATGCTGTAGTAGTGGAAAGTTCCAGTTATTCAAAATTATCCAATTCTGACAATCTTTACACAgcaacattttctgtgtttgatttgttggtttgtttgggctttttttaaagctatggGAATTGCTACTGCATGAGGAATGACATGCCTCTGATTTGTCACTAAATATTTATCTGAATAAAATTGTAATTGCttcatatttaatttcatttaaaaattaatttctactttattaaaaaaaatcttctgcatAGACTtagtttggttttctgtttgaagCTTTCTGAACGTATGAAGTATCTAGAGACATTGAATTAGGAAGTAACAGATATGAGCGGGGCATTAGAATTCCAGTGTGTTTAGAGGGGGCTGTGCTGCAGGTGCAGTTAATTGCAGTATCCTCTATACAGTTGCAGCCTTGGTTCTGCTATGGGGATCATGCACAATCTCACGTGGATAGCAGCCTTTCAGAGTAGGGCTTTAATCGGTTAAAGTCCTGGAGGAATCAGGGTAAGGTGATGGTTTTCTCACCTTAAAATCTGATCTTTACAACATCCCTTCTTAAAGTAACATATTAATTatgggctggtttttttttaaggggttTAAATTTGGAACTGTATTCAGTAATCTAAATGTATCTATAgaaactttctttaaaattactaAGGCCAACTTCTGCGCCACAAAAATGGTTTCTcatgttttaaaaggaattgatttcttttgctgtaaGTTTAACTCTGGTTTGCAGTCATataggttttttgttttttaaaccaaGACAAAAAAGGTATTGATCTCTGCTTTTTAAGTTGAGTGGTGATGCGAAGATtatataatttctattttgaagGTGTAGAACATCGTGCCATTGTGATACGTATTCCCGCCTTTCCCTCTCCAAGAACGAATTAAACCTATGTGGAGAGACAACAAGAggaaaaatgcttatttttaaagcctGAAATAAGAACACTCTCAGTGTTTTCCGTCAAACTAAtagtacttttatttttgtgcaacTCAGGTCAGGTTAAAAGATTCTCTTGTCAGCTCCCTTCAGTTCTGTAAAGCCAAGGATGCTGAGTTGGCTTGGATAGATGGTGTTTTGGACATGAGGGTTTCGAAAGTGGATACTGGAGTTATTTTGGAAGAGGGAGAGCTGAGGGAAGACGAAGACTTGGAGATGCAAGTGGATATGCCTTCTTCAGACTCTAGTGTCATTGCACAACAGAAGGCCATGAAAAGCCTCTTTGGTGATGATGACAAGGAGATCTGTGAGGAGAGCGAGATCATTCCTACTTTGGAACCTTTGCCACCTCATGAGGTACAGAAATTATGCTGATTTCAACTTTTTTTAAGAGCTCAGTATTCATTTGTCTCTTTCAGGTGCTTAGAACTTGATACTGTGTTGTTACTCAAATGAAAGCCTAActgaaactgaatttttatgtttaattttcttcatgttaaATTTGCTACTGTTCTTTGTTCAGATTTTATGCTTTGCAGCGAGGTTGATCTCTTGCATCCACTCACAGTGCCTAACGTACAGTACCATTTATTTGTGAAgataatattttaattgttttatatttGCAGTTAGCACTTGCAGGCTTGGAAGTTAGTTGGTGTTTAATCATTCTTGGATTTTATGTTATGTTGATGCTATGGAAAGTACTTCATATACTTGAGATACAGATCTTTGAAATTCATGTGTCTCTGCTTCTATAGTAGCGACTTAAGAGTTCATTACATTAACCTTTCTAACAATTTATCTTTActcttaaattaaaataatttgcatgTGAGTAGGTATTATTTTATCTCTTCATTGAATGACTACACTGCCTTCTAATCCTAGAATTGCTTTTTAAGGTTCTGTTGCACAGTTGTAAATGTAGTCTGTTCTAGGAGCTAGATAAATGTGGAGACAACTCTAGAGTCTGGTCAGGTTTGTGACAGCTGTCATAGAGGTATGTACTGACCAGCATTACAGCTCATTGCAGTGTTGTCCCTTGCAAAGAGGCATCTTCAGTGACAGCTTTCCATTTGTCCTCAATATGAGAGCAATGAGGAGATGTTTCCTTGATGGATAACTTCTAAGCCTAAGTATTAAAATTGTGTGTGTTGTTTAAAGGTTCTTGGACATCAGTCTGTGTTTATGAATGAACCAAGGCTGTCTGACTTCAAGCAAGTTCTCTTGCGTGAAGGTATACAAGCTGAATTTGTAGGAGGAGTGCTTGTGTGCAACAATCTGGTGGCTGTTCGTAGGGTAGGTATTCTGTGTCTTAAACTCTTCGGTAAATAAtattctaaattaattttatctctATTGTTAGTGTGAAGATACTAAGTAGAAACATGTCTTTTGTTTCAGACTGAAACGGGGCGCATTGGATTGGAAGGCTGCCTCTGTCAGGATTTCTATAGGATAAGAGACCTTTTGTATGAGCAATACGCTATTGTCTGAGGGAAGTGCTGCAAAGGTGTTTTTACTTGAACTTTGACAATGGATATTTCTCCCAGTTTTGACTTTTTGTAGTTTTCTAACTTATACAGGAGAAATCTAATTCACAAAGAACAATTAACTACTCTGAATGTGTAAATAAGTGCTACTGTTGTTCATCATAAATCTGTTGGTACATTCCATGTTGTTGACTTTCAAACTGCTATGAATTGCTGTCTCCCATATAACACGTTAACAGATGAGTTTATGACTGTAAACATTTCTTAGGAAAGGTTCAGTTTCTTAAGGCATGTTTTGGTTTAATATATTTGCTGCCAAAGAGTGCAAAATATAAGTCATTCTCCtgctctgaaataaaatcagataGGGAACTGCAGGTTCctgtggttttgttctttttggtttctttcgtgtggtttcttttattttgttttgtgggttttttgtattgttcgtttgggttttgttttttttttttttaaatctcatttagGGGACAGTCtttagtctttgttttttttttttttttttttctaaatggaaCTTAGTCAAAGTACGTTTTTAATAGCCCACTTAAGGCAAGACTACCTAAGCTTTCCCCCAGTGTTAATCTAGATATATCTTCATGTTCTGTCTGCTCCATCTTACTGATATGCTCCAGAACTGCATTTCATACTCTACATTAATCTGCAGGAtcaaaaaattactttggaaaGGGACTCCTAAGAAGACTAGATAATGTTGTCAGACAGCTTAAAATCCAATTGTGTGCTTTGGAGTAACTTTAGTACAAACTTACAGAATTTATAACTTCTAGATTGTGCAAAATTATGCCAGCTGTAAAATCTTTTGAGTTGCAACTCTAGTAGTTTCAAAGTCTAAAGCCTTTATCCATACACTGCTATATGTTCAGGGTTTCATGAGCCAGGTTCAGGAAATCTGCCTTCATGTGATCTATTCAATATTTTTGTGCTATGTTTCGTTCTATTTGCATGTTTTGTACTAATTTTCATTCTAGTTGACAGTGGGACTTAATGTAGCTGCTGATgcttggaatggaccttaactTCTAGGTGAAAATGAACGCAGTTTTGAGCGCCTGAGTTTCTTGGAAATTAACTTATGTGAACAAATAGTCTCTTGAGAGTttatttaatccttttttttccttttcatgccCACACCAGCTTTGGCAGTGGAGGATCGCTTGCTTGTTTTTACATACAACAGCAATGTAATATGTGTTCTCTGTATGtatgtttaaataaaacctATTGGAAAAGTGGCAAAAAATAGCCCTGTGGGCTATCAACAGAAAGATAATTTACTTTTGAAATTTATTCTtgacaaataattttctatCTGGTCTACAGActatttattctgtttaaaataataacttaAAACTGAAGTCtgtgtcacaaaaaaaaaaaaaaccaaaaaagcccacagacccctccccctaaaaaaaaaccaaaccaaaccttCTAGaactatgtattttaaatgtaaaaatgttgAAAACCTAATGCTGAAGGAGATTGTATTTTGTTATACAAAGAAAATTTTGGCTAGGAATGACTGAATGGCTCACtgctttttggttgttttttttcccttcccccagcaGTGTAGAAAAATGTTATTCTGTTACATTGACAGCCAGATCTTCAGAGAAAGCTGTTCTGTGGCAATGCAATATCAATCTATATGATGCTGGATCCTTGTTTGATGAATACTGTTTTATTACTATTGTTGCTGATACCAGTGAACTTTTATGAAGTTACTTTGTATGTAACCTTATTGGCCTTAAGACTTTTAAGTTAATAGCTTAGGGTGGGCAGAGGTCAACATTTGCCTACAGGTAAtatacttttaaagaaaaaaagcctgtaggaaatcaaattaaaataatgctgCTTTTAAGAAATGGGTAAAGACAACACAGTGTGATCCTAACCCTTGCTATCaagttttgtttgggttttttaacctATTGATTCAAGTTCAGCTAGGTTTAACAAAGATTTAGTGTTAGCAGTAACTAAATTCCTGTGCGTTCTGGTAAAGAGGAGAATGCCAAATTAGTACCATCACTAAAGAAAAGGCTCAAGTAAGAGCAAAACGTCTGGGTTCTTTTTTAGCCTGTTCAGCGTGAGTATGGCTTGAAGTTAAACCTGGAAAGCTGACACACAAGGTGATACTCATCTGAGTGCTGGGATGTGGGAAAAGGGGTTTGTGGGCAATTCTGGTGGTGAGAGGGATGAAGGGGCATCAGTAAATGTATCCCAGGCTACTGCTGTGCTGTGTGGCAGGTGTGCTCCTCGGCTATGTGTTCATTACTTGTAAGCAGTGTGGGAATGAAGCAAAATCCCATGAACTTTGCCTAGTCTGCTATCAGTTCTCTGAgagattattattttattggtttttttggttggggtttttttttagtcgTCTTTGGTCTTAGCTGTGGTTCACTTTTGACAGTAATTGAACTTCTCTGTGTAATTTTCAGAGTTACTAATCTGATTCTTGTTTGTATCTGAAATGAAAGATTCATTTACTCTTACCTCCACAAAACGTCAGTGCTGCCATGGGACTGCaatctgtatttatttcactAGCAGTAAATATTTGGTAAGGAGTACCATTTTTTACTCTGCTCTATTGCTCTTGAGGGCAAGTATATTTAACTTCAAGTCAAATCTGTGTTTGGTGCTTACTAACcatttaaaactatttccttCCAAGAGTCTTGGATAACTCGCATTCCTGAGCTAAGAAGAGCCAAGGGGCTTTGGAGACACAGGAACAGCAGAAACTTGccttcccccatccccaaagTCTGTAGTATTTGTGGGTAAACCCTAGCTTTGTGTTCTCTCCCTCTTATGCCTATGTAGTAGAATATGAAGGCCTATGTCAAAACAGTAAGGGAATGTTGAAGAACATTTTAATACTgaaaactgtgttcagttctgggcccctcaccacaagaaggatgttgaggctctggagagagtccagagaagagcaacaaagctggtgaaggggctggagaacaggccttatgaggagcggctgagagagctggggttgtttagcctggagaagaggaggctgaggggtgacctcattgctctctacaactacctgaaaggacgttgtagagaggagggtgctggcctcttctcccaagtgacaggggacaggacaagagggaatggcctcaagctccgccaggggaggtttaggctagaccttaggaaaaaattctttacagaaagggtcattgggcactggcagaggctgcccagggaggtggttgagtcaccttccctggaggtgtttaaggcacgggtggatgaggtgctgagggatatggtttagtgtttggtaggaatggttggactcggtgatccggtgggtctcttccaacctggttattctgtgtgtgattctgtgtgtgaaaaAGTCTAGAATTAATTACTAAGCTGTCCCCATTGTCTAAACATAGCTTTACCCTGAGGTTAAGTAACTTTGTGGGAGACAGTCTCATTTTTGATCATTTTACTTTGACAGTATATACTGTTAGTGAGGTGAAGCTGAAagtcttccttcttccctggaCAATATTTAGATTTGAGGAGGTCCCCTTTTCAAAATATCCTGTTAATAGAAAGGTAGTATGCCTTTCAGTCAGAGTAGCAGTCTCATGAGAGATTTGAGATCTTTTTGCTGCAGAAGATGATCTCCTAGTCAAATCTGATAAAGAAATGTCTCCAGTAAATAGTTTTACTTCTTGTTCTAAAAACTGTGTAAGAAACCGATGGTAGTTCAAAATGGAATAAAGAAAACTAGATCGAAAGGATCTTGAAAATCTGCCTGCTATAATTTATTTGAAcaattatatattattatgttatatatataaagtatGTAATATATAACACGTATATactagaatttatttatttttctcctgagaCTCCTTCTGATTGGAAAAGATAGATGACACAAAGATCAAAATCTGCATCACTAGGATTTACTTTGTAAATGGGAGATTGTTGCATGGCTTATTTCCTGCAAGTACAGAACAGGTAGATAGCCAAAGTTGATGTGAGCAGTATTCATCTTTAAAAGAGTACTTTTATTCCTTCCAGTGACAATGAACATTTCCATTATAGTCCCACAATCTTttgtagaaaattatttttcattgcatATTTTGAATGGTCTAAAATTGCATCCTCCCTACCTGATAAGCAGTACTTGTGAACTGCTAGCATACATCACACTGCTTGACCAATGTTAACCAGGGAATGAAAGAATACATTATGTCAGATTGATCTAAATTCCTTTAATTATTACTAATTTGCATTAGGAAAGTTCTAAACTCTGTGTCCTATGAGGTGTCTTGGTGTTTCTGCAAGAGAAATTCTGAAGAGTGGTTGCGGATCAGTGATAAGTAAACTGATCGCTCTGTTCAGCTCGGTAACGCTTGCTCATGGTGGTAGATGAGAGGAATATATAGTAGAAGTATTTGAAATATCTATTAATTGACAAGTATGTTTTCTTATGCATAGTGAAAGTGTGGAAGTTTGATAATATGGGAGAACAAGATGGTTTTTTACAGTGcactttaaattttattctcaGTGATAGTTGTTACATTACCAGTGTGATgtaaagcagaatgaaaatgaCTGCATTTTTGAGTAGAATTTCCAATAATCCATGGTTTTATTGAAAAGAAGGATCCATAGAAGCTCAAAACATTACAGTGAAGCAAGTTCAGGACTTTTAAGCAGTTATAACCTGCCTATTTCTGCATAATCTTTTTAGGTGATGCAGCATCAGCTGTATCTGTGGTTCAGCAGCCAAATAATAGTGAGTTAAGCATCTGCCAAAAAGTGTAGTTTGTGGCTGCAGTCTGGTAATAGAAATTTTGATAATGAGCAAGTACAATGTTTTTGTTGTGTAGGCTTTTCTTAGATATTTCTTACTTTCAATGCAGCTAAAATCCTCtctaaaagttttttttttgacttgtgGTTCTGAAGAAATGTTTAATTACCCTAtgatttcagtttaaaaaaaaaacacacaaaaaaaccccaacaaacagAAGCTACAAACTTTCAAACTCAGTCCAAGGTTAATATCAGTTTTCATAAAATTGACCTTGGAAAATTACACAGggaaatttatggaaagagTTTGTCATGTGGTCATGGCTGTGGTGCCTTTGCTGGTGTTTAAGATGTAGAAAAATTTTTAGTGGCAAGTAACAGTGTCAGAACTTTCTCAGGTAATGAGTTATTCCCATCTCCAAAGTACTAAAGGATTTTTTAGGTacaaccaaatattttttttcctttgtggctGATCAGTTTATCAGAATATTTAGGTGTCAGTTATGGAGAATGAACTTTTAGCAACACAATTGTTAAGCAACAGCTCTTGGAGTGATCAGTTTCTCAAGTTGGTGGTTTCATCGATACTTTCTTAGAGGTGCCACTTAACTCGGTGACCGCGTCTGCAAGCAGTCTGGTTTAGTTGTCTCACTGGTTCAAAGCCACAATGGTGTGACACAGAGCACAGGTGTTTGCTTGACTGCTTTATAGCTATGTAAATTGGAACAAGATCTCTAACCTAGAGTGAGCCAATTTCGATCACTGAGAATGAattcctgcaaagaaaaaaaagattaaagctTAGAAGTTGACAGCTAGCCTCTTATTGAGGTTTGTTTAAAGTTGTAGTTTTATGTAAAGCCATTGGAGTTAATCTAATCTGGAGAAAATCCTGCTTCCTCTTCAGATCTTTGTATTTTGTAGGAAGAACAATCAGCTTCAGAAGCAACTAGCAAGGTATCAGTGATAATACTTCCCTTAAGGTATACTTTACAGTAATTGCTtcaaagttaatattttttctctctttcaaatcCATCTAGATAAGCACACTATAAAATTTATCTCGGCTGTTTCTACCAGAGTTTCTCAGAAATAATTCTGGAAGGTGTAGTTAATGTCTTTTATCAGTAATAACGCTCAGA of Phaenicophaeus curvirostris isolate KB17595 chromosome 5, BPBGC_Pcur_1.0, whole genome shotgun sequence contains these proteins:
- the CPSF2 gene encoding cleavage and polyadenylation specificity factor subunit 2; the encoded protein is MTSIIKLTTLSGVQEESALCYLLQVDEFRFLLDCGWDENFSMDIIDSLRKHVHQVDAVLLSHPDPLHLGALPYAVGKMGLNCAIYATIPVYKMGQMFMYDLYQSRHNTEDFTLFTLDDVDAAFDKIQQLKFSQIVNLKGKGHGLSITPLPAGHMIGGTIWKIVKDGEEEIVYAVDFNHKREIHLNGCSLEMLSRPSLLITDSFNATYVQPRRKQRDEQLLTNVLETLRGDGNVLIAVDTAGRVLELAQLLDQIWRTKDAGLGVYSLALLNNVSYNVVEFSKSQVEWMSDKLMRCFEDKRNNPFQFRHLSLCHSLSDLARVPSPKVVLASQPDLECGFSRDLFIQWCQDSKNSIILTYRTTPGTLARFLIDNPSEKVIDIELRKRVKLEGKELEEYLEKEKLKKEAAKKLEQSKEADIDSSDESDAEEDIDQPTVHKTKHDLMMKGEGSRKGSFFKQAKKSYPMFPAPEERIKWDEYGEIIKPEDFLVPELQATEEEKSKLESGLTNGEEPMDQDLSDVPTKCISATESMEIKARVTYIDYEGRSDGDSIKKIINQMKPRQLIIVHGPPEASQDLAECCRAFGGKDIKVYMPKLHETVDATSETHIYQVRLKDSLVSSLQFCKAKDAELAWIDGVLDMRVSKVDTGVILEEGELREDEDLEMQVDMPSSDSSVIAQQKAMKSLFGDDDKEICEESEIIPTLEPLPPHEVLGHQSVFMNEPRLSDFKQVLLREGIQAEFVGGVLVCNNLVAVRRTETGRIGLEGCLCQDFYRIRDLLYEQYAIV